In Spirochaetota bacterium, the following proteins share a genomic window:
- a CDS encoding ABC transporter ATP-binding protein, with protein sequence MREKIQIEDLRKSFADKVVLAGVDLSVREGEVLCVIGRSGSGKSVILKHLIGLLAPDSGTIHIDGLEFTGANERERHAALAKIGVLFQWAALFDSMNIFDNVAFGLRRRGIPEDEISRTVPEMLSLVGLRGINERMPSEISGGMQKRVGLARAVALKPQIVLYDEPTTGVDPITAGAVDRLILKMRDTLGVTSVVVTHDMKSAWHIADRIAMLLDGRIAFLGTVDELRAAEDPFITQFIEGRANGPRVT encoded by the coding sequence GTGAGAGAAAAAATACAGATCGAGGATCTCCGGAAAAGCTTCGCCGATAAGGTCGTGCTCGCGGGGGTCGACCTCTCCGTGCGCGAAGGCGAGGTACTGTGCGTTATCGGCCGCAGCGGCTCGGGAAAGTCGGTCATCCTCAAGCACCTCATCGGCCTGCTCGCGCCCGACTCGGGCACCATCCATATCGACGGCCTCGAGTTCACCGGCGCAAACGAACGCGAGCGACATGCGGCCCTTGCGAAAATCGGCGTGCTCTTTCAGTGGGCGGCGCTCTTCGATTCCATGAACATATTCGACAACGTCGCCTTCGGCCTTCGCAGGCGCGGCATACCCGAGGATGAGATTTCCCGAACAGTGCCCGAGATGCTCTCGCTCGTTGGGCTTCGCGGCATCAACGAGCGCATGCCCTCGGAAATTTCTGGGGGGATGCAGAAGCGCGTGGGCCTTGCCCGGGCCGTTGCGCTCAAACCGCAGATCGTGCTCTACGACGAGCCCACAACCGGCGTGGACCCCATCACCGCCGGGGCCGTCGACCGCCTCATCCTTAAAATGCGCGACACCCTCGGCGTTACCAGCGTCGTCGTGACTCACGATATGAAATCAGCCTGGCACATCGCCGACCGTATCGCCATGCTCCTCGACGGGCGCATCGCCTTTTTGGGCACCGTGGACGAGCTCAGGGCCGCGGAGGACCCGTTTATAACGCAGTTCATCGAAGGGAGGGCCAATGGACCACGGGTTACGTAG
- a CDS encoding N-acetylmuramoyl-L-alanine amidase encodes MDHGLRSVIIPFLCVCGLAAGCGVPAVEKTHAGVREFVHGIAARIAQAGPWTFGCGIMSKKYDGDLRLIEYPWLAGKRIFIDPGHGGLGKKDLFRIGPGGITEEEVNLRVALILASMLRDAGVEIKLARTRDADIPLKKRVEMAEDFGPDLLISIHHNGSVRRSDGVNYPCVLAWGSDEVNPASFDFARMLLERLHGIMDGRGAVLSDFAVFPETGAHILRETRYLCPGVIGEAGFFSDEAHARHLSERLYNREEAEAYFLAVAEYFKRGLPSATVKISSKVDNSGYQQNLIVDRSPGIYVFADSGAYGVDVDAKSFRATLDGLPVKIVPITKNIFRVEYGPSLHPGSHALRFFFENARAQRSPVFLASFNVLVEKGDYARLVKEGTRLISSHWTAREGVLMLRAALSMGTTDPAADALLWKLARACELIGERSQAWYLYARLYYFYPDSPYRKKLAGKFVGHRYPVEFLGKKVKVEFDPALGYAGKPDAEKEK; translated from the coding sequence ATGGACCACGGGTTACGTAGCGTCATTATTCCGTTTCTGTGCGTGTGCGGGCTCGCCGCGGGCTGCGGCGTCCCGGCCGTAGAAAAAACGCATGCTGGCGTCAGGGAATTCGTGCATGGCATAGCGGCGCGTATCGCGCAGGCCGGGCCGTGGACGTTTGGCTGCGGCATCATGAGTAAAAAATACGACGGAGACCTCAGGCTTATAGAGTACCCGTGGCTCGCCGGCAAACGCATTTTCATCGACCCCGGCCACGGCGGCCTTGGCAAAAAAGACCTCTTCCGCATCGGGCCCGGCGGCATCACCGAGGAGGAGGTCAACCTCCGCGTCGCGCTCATCCTCGCCTCCATGCTCCGCGATGCGGGCGTCGAGATCAAACTCGCCCGCACACGCGACGCCGACATTCCGCTCAAAAAGCGCGTGGAGATGGCCGAAGATTTCGGGCCCGATTTGTTGATCTCCATTCATCATAATGGCTCGGTACGGCGGAGCGACGGCGTGAACTATCCGTGCGTGCTCGCCTGGGGAAGCGACGAGGTGAACCCCGCGAGCTTCGACTTCGCGCGGATGCTCCTCGAGCGCCTGCACGGCATCATGGATGGAAGAGGCGCGGTGCTTTCCGATTTCGCGGTGTTTCCCGAAACCGGAGCGCACATCCTCCGCGAGACGCGCTACCTATGCCCGGGCGTCATCGGCGAGGCCGGATTCTTCTCGGACGAGGCGCACGCGCGGCACCTTTCGGAGCGGCTCTACAACCGCGAGGAGGCCGAAGCATACTTCCTCGCCGTGGCCGAATACTTCAAACGCGGACTTCCCTCCGCGACGGTGAAGATATCCTCGAAGGTCGACAATTCAGGATATCAGCAAAACCTGATCGTCGACCGTTCGCCCGGCATCTACGTTTTCGCCGACAGCGGGGCTTACGGCGTGGACGTCGACGCGAAGTCATTCCGCGCGACGCTCGACGGCCTGCCGGTAAAAATCGTCCCCATTACGAAGAATATCTTCCGTGTCGAGTACGGCCCGAGCCTCCACCCAGGAAGTCACGCCCTGCGCTTTTTCTTCGAAAACGCGCGCGCGCAGAGAAGCCCCGTGTTTCTGGCATCGTTTAACGTGCTCGTCGAAAAGGGCGATTACGCGCGGCTTGTGAAGGAGGGTACGCGCCTCATCTCGTCGCATTGGACGGCGCGCGAGGGAGTGCTCATGCTCCGCGCGGCCCTCTCCATGGGGACCACCGACCCGGCGGCCGACGCGCTTTTATGGAAGCTCGCGCGCGCCTGCGAACTCATCGGGGAGCGCTCCCAGGCCTGGTACCTATACGCGCGGTTGTACTACTTCTATCCGGACAGCCCATACCGAAAAAAGCTCGCCGGAAAATTTGTGGGGCACCGCTACCCGGTGGAGTTCCTCGGGAAGAAGGTGAAGGTGGAGTTCGATCCGGCCCTTGGGTACGCCGGGAAACCGGACGCGGAAAAAGAGAAATGA